TTCGATTTCAAATGAATGAAGAATTCAGGATACCTTGATTTGCCATTTCTTGCCCTTTATTTTTCAACAATCCGCCTATTGCCTACCACAGGATTAAAACTCCTTTGCCTTTTCAATAAGGATTAATCTATGCATTCGCCTGCCATCTATATCATTGATGATAACGAAGCTGTATCAAGAAGCCTGCAATTTCTGTTCGAATCTTTTTATGACATTGAAAGCATAATTTATGATAGTCCGCTAGCCTTTTTAAATGATTTCTCAACAGAGTGGCAGGGATGCCTGATCACTGATTTACTCATGCCCAACATGAGCGGCATCCAATTGATTGAGGAATTGGAAAAATACCCGTGTAACCTTCCCGTCATTATTATGAGCGGCCACGCCGATGAAGAGACCGCGTCTCGAGCCCTCAAAAAAGGGGCGCATGCCTTTATAAATAAGCCATTTAAAATTGATATTTTATTAGAGATTATTGATTCGATTTTCAAAGAGTTTGTTAAGAAATAAAAAGAAAGGCTATGCTTTTTTTAAAAAGCATAGCCTTGTTATTTAAGATTTAATTTCGCAATTAATTTCAGTGCAATCACGGCAGTTTTTAGCGGCAAAATCAAACGCATCGGCAGCTGATTTTGCGGTGTTTGCCATTTCGTTATCAGCCGTTTTGTCCGCTGCAGCATCACTGCTACTTGCATTAGTGCTGCATACCCAATTTGAATCCAGGCTGGTTTTACCATTGGTATTGGCGAACCCCAATGTCGATACCAGAATCAAACTTCCAGCCATTAAGTAGTGAATAATTCCTTTCATAATTTTCTCCATTTTTTTGATTAAACCTACCAAATTTAGAATAGGAATATAACTGAAAAGTGTCAAGAGAATATCGGAAATTAGACATGAATTTAAGTGTTAATTTAACAAGAAAAATTTTAAATACTGATTATTTTGCTTTATAACATCCTGTTACCTAGACTTAATATGTATGGGAGAGAGTTATGATTAAACCTAAAGTCCACCCCAATGAAGCGGAACGATTGAAAGCCTTGCATGCCACAGGATTAATTAATACTCCGATGGAGCAGGGATTTGAACAAATAACCACACTGACTAAAAAAATATTTGATGTACCCATTGTGGCGATCAGTCTTATTGATAAAGATAAACAGTGGTTTAAATCCATCATAGGCTCTAATTTATCGGAAACACCCCGCGAAATTTCGTTTTGCGGACACACGATCTTGAAAGAAGAAGCCCTGATCGTCACGGATGCGCAATCCGACGCTCGCTTTAAAAACAATCCTCTGGTTACTGGCGAGCAAGGCTCTATTCGTTTTTATGCCGGTTATCCCATTCATGCCAGCAGTGATCATCATCCCATTGGCGCGCTGTGCATCATTGATAACAAACCACGCCACATTTCACCGACTGAAAAATCGATACTCCATGATCTTGCCGCGCTGGTGGATTCAGAGATCAGCAATTTTCACTCCCTTGAAGCTTACAAGAGGCGCACCGTCGAGCTCGAATGCACCGATCGAATGACCTTGCTTAACGGTGTTACCAAAACCTGGAACGCAAACGGCATTACACAATTATTGCAACAACAAATGAATCTAAGTAAGGAAGAAAAAGAAACATTTGGCTTATTCAATGTTTCCATTGACAGCTTTAAATCGTTCACCGATGAATACGGCGAAGACACGGGTAATGAACTGTTACATGCCATTGCACGCAACTTGGTGGTTCACTGCCACAATGAAGCCTCAGTCGGGTATCTGGGCGGAAAGGAATTTATGATTATTCTACCCCTTAATGATAAAAGGGAAATATTAAAATCCGCAGAGCGGCTCCGACAGATTATTGAACATGAACCCATGACGACACAGGCAGGTGAAATGAAAACCACGGTAACCATCGGCATCGTGTTTTATGATCCCCACGTGCATCAGGATACTTCAAGCCTTATGGCTGAGGCTCATAGCGCGCTGGATGAAGGTCGACACGCCGGCGGGAACCGGATTGTGCTTCATTAGTAACGTGTGAAAGCGCTATAGCCTCGTAAAGCGAGCACCTGACATACCCTAAAGCAGCAAGTCTTGAATTAACTGGATGGATGATTTCGCGCCTTCGCGGGCAGGGCCGCATTGGGTGCCATGTTGGCTTGCCAATCCGCGCTCTTATCCTGTTCTGTCCTGCCTGCGCAGGCGGGCAAGCAATTGAAAGCCGGCTGGTCGTGTCTTAAGGCCAGGCCTAAGGGTTACCTGAGGGTACCAAGACGCGGCAGAAACACTGGGGTAAACCAAGCGCAGGTCTGTAATGATTTCAGCAAATTTTACGCAAAAAAAAACGGCTCAGTATCCACTGAGCCGCTTCACAATAAAGCCCTGGCGATGACCTACTTTCACATGAGGAAGCCTCACACTATCATCGGCGCGAGTCTGTTTCACTTCTGAGTTCGAGATGGATTCAGGTGGTTCCAAACTGCTATGGTCGCCAGGAAAACGATTTAAGCGTCATGGTTGTCTCTGTGTTAACGGAGATGGCCATGAGGCCGGTAAAAAATAGAGTCACATTCATGTTATCCACATAACCTGAAGCGCATCAGGTTATATGGTCAAGACAATCAGCCAATTAGTACGAGTTAGCTTCACGCATTACTGCGCTTCCACACCTCGCCTATCAACGTCGTAGTCTTCAACGGGCTTCATGGGAAAACTCATCTTGAGGGAGGCTTCCCGCTTAGATGCTTTCAGCGGTTATCCCGTCCGAACTTAGCTACCCGGCAATGCCACTGGCGTGACAACCGGTACACCAGAGGTTCGTCCACTCCGGTCCTCTCGTACTAGGAGCAGCTCCTCTCAATTTTCCTACGCCCACGGCAGATAGGGACCGAACTGTCTCACGACGTTCTAAACCCAGCTCGCGTACCACTTTAAATGGCGAACAGCCATACCCTTGGGACCTGCTTCAGCCCCAGGATGTGATGAGCCGACATCGAGGTGCCAAACACCGCCGTCGATATGAACTCTTGGGCGGTATCAGCCTGTTATCCCCGGAGTACCTTTTATCCGTTGAGCGATGGCCCTTCCATACAGAACCACCGGATCACTAAGACCTACTTTCGTACCTGCTCGAGCCGTCACTCTCGCAGTCAAGCACCCTTTTGCCTTTACACTCTTGGTACGATGTCCGACCGTACCGAGGGTACCTTTGTGCTCCTCCGTTACTCTTTGGGAGGAGACCGCCCCAGTCAAACTACCCATCATACACTGTCCTCATCCAGGATTACTGGACCAAGTTAGAACCTCAATAATAACAGGGTGGTATTTCAAGGTCGGCTCCATGCGAACTGGCGTCCGCACTTCTTAGCCTCCCACCTATCCTACACAGTTATCATCAAAATCCAGTGCAAAACTATAGTAAAGGTTCACGGGGTCTTTCCGTCTAGCCGCGGGTACACTGCATCTTCACAGCGATTTCAATTTCACTGAGTCTCGGGTGGAGACAGTGTGGCCATCGTTACGCCATTCGTGCAGGTCGGAACTTACCCGACAAGGAATTTCGCTACCTTAGGACCGTTATAGTTACGGCCGCCGTTTACCGGGGCTTCGATCAAGAGCTTCTCCGAAGATAACCCCATCAATTAACCTTCCGGCACCGGGCAGGCGTCACACCCTATACGTCTTCTTACGAATTTGCAGAGTGCTGTGTTTTTAATAAACAGTCGCAGCCACCTGGTCTCTGCGGCCCTCAACAGCTTTGTTGCGCAGGCAACTAACCATCAAGGGCGTACCTTCTCCCGAAGTTACGGTACCATTTTGCCTAGTTCCTTCACCCGAGTTCTCTCAAGCGCCTTAGTATTCTCTACCTGTCCACCTGTGTCGGTTTGCGGTACGGTTTCCTATAAGTTATGGCTAGCAGCTTTTCCTGGAAGCCTGGCATCAATGACTTCTCTGTACCCCGAAGGGTCAGAACCACTTCGCACCTCCGTGTTAACAAGAGACCGGATTTGCCAAGTCTCTCCACCTACGTGCAAGTACCGGGACAACCAACGCCCGGCTCACCTAGCCTTCTTCGTCCCCACATCACCACTTATAGAAAGTCCAGGAATATTAACCTGGTTCCCATCGACTACGCCTTTCAGCCTCGCCTTAGGGGCCGACTCACCCTGCTCCGATTAACGTCGTGCAGGAAACCTGGGACTTCCGGCGTGAGGGTTTTTCACCCTCATTATCGTTACTCATGTCAGCATTCGCACTTCTGATACCTCCAGCCCACTTCTCAATGAACCTTCATCAGCTTACAGAACGCTCCCCTACCACGTGCACTAAGTGCACATCCGCAGCTTCGGTGTATGATTTTAGCCCCGTTACATCTTCCGCGCAGGCCGACTCGACCAGTGAGCTATTACGCTTTCTTTAAAGGGTGGCTGCTTCTAAGCCAACCTCCTGGCTGTCTATGCCTTCCCACATCGTTTCCCACTTAATCATAACTTGGGGACCTTAGCTGGCGGTCTGGGTTGTTTCCCTCTTCACGACGGACGTTAGCACCCGCCGTGTGTCTCCCGTGATTCAATTAGCCGGTATTCGGAGTTTGCATCGGTTTGGTAAGCCATGACAGCCCCCTAGCCGAAACAGTGCTCTACCCCCAGCAATCATTCACGAGGCGCTACCTAAATAGCTTTCGGGGAGAACCAGCTATCTCCGGGCTTGATTAGCCTTTCACTCCTAGCCACACGTCATCCGATAATTTTTCAACATTACCCGGTTCGGACCTCCAGTTGGTGTTACCCAACCTTCATCCTGCACATGGCTAGATCGCCCGGTTTCGGGTCTACTCCCAGCGACTCTCGCCCTATTCAGACTCGATTTCTCTACGGCTTCCTTATTCAGTTAACCTCGCCACTGAAAGTAACTCGCTGACCCATTATACAAAAGGTACGCAGTCACACAGCCTAAGCCATGCTCCCACTGCTTGTACGCAAACGGTTTCAGGGTCTATTTCACTCCGCTCTCCGCGGTTCTTTTCGCCTTTCCCTCACGGTACTGGTTCACTATCGGTCAGTAAGGAGTATTTAGCCTTGGATGATGGTCCACCCATATTCAACCAGGATTTCACGTGTCCCGGCCTACTTCTTCGCGTGCTTAGTTCCTTAATCAATCTTCGTATACGGGACTATCACCCCCTACGGTCAGATTTCCCAATCTGTTCTACTCCATTGATTAATAAATCACACCAGGCTCTTCCCCGTTCGCTCGCCGCTACTGAGAGAATCTCAATTGATTTCTTTTCCTTCGGGTACTTAGATGTTTCAGTTCCCCGAGTTCGCCTCTTTAACCTATGTATTCAGTTAAAGATGACTGTATCGCTACAGCCGGGTTCCCCCATTCGGACATCTCTGGATCAACGCACGTTTCCAACTCCCCAGAGCTTTTCGCAGGATTCCACGTCCTTCTTCGCCTCTTACTGCCAAGGCATCCACCGTTTGCGCTTCTCTTCTTGACCATATAACCTGAGTCTCCTCAAGTCACACAGTAACATGAAAATCACTATTCGCTTGTGTTACCTCTATTCTTTACCTGATTGTTAATGAACGTCTGAGCCATACTCAGATTAAATGACACTGAAAACAATGTGAATTAATCTGAACACGACGAAGAATCAGCATGGTGGTGGGTCTGGGTGGACTCGAACCACCGGCCTCACCCTTATCAGGGGTGCGCTCTAACCAACTGAGCTACAGACCCAATTCATAGAATGTTGACTTGGACCTGCCAGCCAGCATTCTTAATGCTTTTTCTTCTTGAAAACAAACTGTGTGGGCACCCTGAAACGTCGTGCGTCTCTATTTTTAAGGAGGTGATCCAGCCGCAGGTTCCCCTACGGCTACCTTGTTACGACTTCACCCCAGTCATGAATCACACCGTGGTAAACGTCCCCCCAAAGGTTAGACTATCTACTTCTGGTGCAACCCACTCCCATGGTGTGACGGGCGGTGTGTACAAGGCCCGGGAACGTATTCACCGCGACATGCTGATTCGCGATTACTAGCGATTCCGACTTCATGGAGTCGAGTTGCAGACTCCAATCCGGACTACGACCGGCTTTTAAAGATTGGCTCCAGGTCGCCCCTTCGCTTCCCTCTGTACCGGCCATTGTAGCACGTGTGTAGCCCTACCCGTAAGGGCCATGATGACTTGACGTCATCCCCGCCTTCCTCCGGTTTGTCACCGGCAGTCTCCCTAGAGTCCCCGCCTCTACGCGCTGGTAACTAAGGATAAGGGTTGCGCTCGTTACGGGACTTAACCCAACATCTCACGACACGAGCTGACGACAGCCATGCAGCACCTGTATCAGTGCTCCCGAAGGCACCCTCTCATCTCTGAAAGGTTCACTGTATGTCAAGGGTAGGTAAGGTTCTTCGCGTTGCATCGAATTAAACCACATGCTCCACCGCTTGTGCGGGCCCCCGTCAATTCCTTTGAGTTTTAATCTTGCGACCGTACTCCCCAGGCGGTCAACTTATCGCGTTTGCTGCGCCACTAATCTCATTCATAAGACCAACAGCTAGTTGACATCGTTTACAGCGTGGACTACCAGGGTATCTAATCCTGTTTGCTCCCCACGCTTTCGTGCCTCAGTGTCAGTATTAGGCCAGGTAGCCGCCTTCGCCACTGGTGTTCCTTCCGATCTCTACGCATTTCACCGCTACACCGGAAATTCCACTACCCTCTCCTATACTCGAGTTCAACAGTCTTATCTGCAGTTCCCAGGTTGAGCCCAGGGCTTTCACAGATAACTTATCAAACCACCTACGCACCCTTTACGCCCAGTAATTCCGATTAACGCTCGCACCCTCCGTATTACCGCGGCTGCTGGCACGGAGTTAGCCGGTGCTTCTTCTGTGGGTAACGTCCAGTCAACCAGCTCTTAACCTGTCAACCCTCCTCCCCACTGAAAGTGCTTTACAACCCTCAGGCCTTCTTCACACACGCGGCATTGCTGGATCAGGGTTCCCCCCATTGTCCAATATTCCCCACTGCTGCCTCCCGTAGGAGTCTGGACCGTGTCTCAGTTCCAGTGTGGCTGGCCATCCTCTCAGACCAGCTACCGATCGTCGCCTTGGTAGGCCCTTACCCCACCAACTAGCTAATCGGACGCAGGCTAATCTTAAAGCGCCAGGCCAAAAGGTCCCCAGCTTCTCTCCTCAGAGATCTATGCGGTATTAGCTTGAGTTTCCCCAAGTTGTCCCCCACTTTAAGGTATATTCCTACGCGTTACTCACCCGTTCGCCACTCGCCACCCATCTAGCAAGCTAGACCGTGCTGCCGTTCGACTTGCATGTGTTAAGCATGCCGCCAGCGTTCAATCTGAGCCAGGATCAAACTCTTCAGTTCAATTCCTGACACTAGCTCTCACTAGCGCTTCTTTACTTCTATTTCTCTCTAGTCGCACTCAATCATCAGAGCGCCCACACAGTTTGTCTTCTCTTCTTCTTAATCAACCCGCCCCGAAGGCGTGATGCGTATTCTACTCATCCTGACTCCCTTGTCAAACACTTTTTGAAAAAAAACGTAAATTTTTTAGGTCACTGTGTTTTTATTACGCACATCCTGTTTTTTTATTCTTATTCTATATGGGGATGATTATTTTTTATTCAAGTCAGGCGCACTTTAGCGATGCGTCGTTTTCCAACCTGAATAATACAAGCATCGCCCTGCGCCAAGGTTTTCGTCGCATCGCTGACTTTTTCGCCGTCAATTTTAACGGCACCCTGACTCACCATACGCATGGCTTCCGAGGTGCTTTTGGTTAAATCCAGTTGTTTTAACAATTGGGCAATGCTGATCGGTTCACTGATGGTCAATTGCTGCTCCACCAGATCCTCCGGTATTTCCCCTTTCTGGAATCGCTCAATGAATGCCTGATGTGCTCTCTCGGCAGCGGCCTGGTCATGGAAGCGGGTAATAATTTCTTTAGCCAGCTCAATTTTTACATCGCGCGGGTTGTAACCGTCCGCCACTGATTTTTTCAGCCCCTCCACTTCTGAAATGGGTCTGAAACTTAATAAATCAAGGTAGCGCCACATTAATTCATCACTGATGGACATGATTTTGCCAAACATGCTGTCTGCACTCTCTGCAATACCAATGTAATTGTTCAGTGACTTCGACATCTTCTTAACGCCATCCAACCCCTCTATCAGCGGCAGCATCATAATGACCTGCGGTTCATGGCCGTAATGTTTTTGTAACTCCCGCCCCATTAATAAGTTAAACTTTTGATCTGTTCCGCCTAACTCCACATCCGCTTTCAATTCGACGGAATCATACCCTTGTATAAGGGGATACAGGAATTCATGAATCGCGATAGGCTGCCCTGAAGTGTAGCGCTTGTTAAAATCGTCTCGTTCCAGCATTCTTGCCACGGTGTGGGTTGCGGCCAGACGAATTAAATCCGCCGCAGTCAATTGGCCTAGCCACTGGGAATTAAAGGCAATCGTTGTTTTTTGCGGATCAAGGATTTTAAAAACCTGATGCTGGTAGGTTTCAGCATTCGCCAGTACCTCTTCACGGGTCAATGGCATGCGTGTCACATTTTTACCGGTGGGGTCACCAATCATGGCAGTAAAATCCCCAATCAGAAAAATCACATCATGTCCCATTTGTTGAAATTGACGCAGCTTGTTTAGCAGGACGGTATGACCCAGATGCAAATCGGGCGCGGTGGGATCAAACCCCGCTTTAATACGCAAAGGACGATTTTTGAGTAATTTCTTTTCAAGCTCCGGTTCCGGGAGAATTTCCTCACACCCTCTTTTCAGCTCATTGTAAGCGGAATCTGCGATTATCATGCGTGTAAAACCTTTTTTAATGATTGACCTAACTTCTTGCAGCGAGTATCTTAGCCCGGTTATTCTGTTCTCGCTAGAGGACAGTACAAAGAATAAGCAAAAAAGCATGAACGCTTTAGGATGGTAATGACTAGTAACGGCTGATTCGTCAATCACTGGACACGATTGGGATACCTTATTACTTAAGCGGTCAGAGCCAAAGAAGACTGTAACACGTTTATTTTAATTAACAGATTCTCCTGGGATGACAGTAGTAAAGGCGAAACATGGATCACAGACCCAATGTCTCATTAAATAGTCCGGAAAAACCATCTAAATTGCTGGCGCTGATTGCTTTGGTAATCGCTTTTGCCCTGCCTTTTATTCTGGTAAAGTCATTCCCTCATAAACAAAAGACACGGTTTACCAACCGCAGTGTCGCGCTTCCCCATGCAGGGCAGCAGTCACCTCCCCAGACACTCAAAGCGAAGGCCGGTCCCACGTCCGTTGGCACCGTCGCCGTCGCCGCCGCAAAAAAACAACCCCAAGCGGTTAAAAGAGCAGCTTTGGTCGTCGCTAAAAAGAAAATCGTCAACGGCAAGGAATGGAAAATCATTAAAGCCCGTCCAGGTGATTCGTTAGCCAGCGTTTTTAATCGTGTCGGATTAAGTGCAAAAACCTTGGGCATTATTATTAAAGACAATCCGCATGCCAAAGCACTGTCGAAACTTAAGCCCAACGAAGAAATTCAATTTCTGGTCAACAAGCAGGTCCTGGAAAAAATGATCCTGCCCTTTACCAGTGCCCAATACATGGTTGTCTACCGTGATGGAGCCCATTACAAGAGTAAAATCAATTCACGAAAAATGAACAGCCATAGCCATTTCCTGACAGCAACAGTCAAGGGCTCGCTGTACGGAACCGCCAAACGCAACAACATCCCCTACAAGCTGATTCAGCAGATGACTGATATTTTTACCTGGGACATCGATTTTGCCCGTGATGTGAGAGCGGGCGATCGCTTTACCATTATTTACAAAGCCTACTACATTGAGGATAAACTGGTCGGCACCGGCGATATTCTGGCTGTTTCGTACAAAAATGGCGGCCGCACTTTTCAGGCCATCCGTCACACCAGCCGCGATGGGCGTACCGACTATTACACGCCGCAGGGTACCAGCCTCAAAAAGGCCTTTAATCGCTACCCCATCCGCTTCAGCCATATCAGCTCGACATTCAGCCTGTCGCGTTACCATCCCATACTGCATTATCGACGTGCCCACAAAGGGGTGGACCTGGCAGCCCGTATCGGTACCCCCATTCAAGCCACCGGTGATGGCCGCATTGAAATTATCGGCCGTCAAAGCGGTTATGGCAACATGATTAAGATTAATCATAACAAGCTTTACAGCACCATTTACGGGCACATGCTCAAATTCCAGAAAGGATTATCCCGCGGTGACTTCGTACGTCGGGGCCAGGTCATTGGTTATGTGGGTCAGACAGGTCTGGCTTCAGGTCCGCATTGCCATTATGAATTTCATATTAACGGCCAGCCTAAAAACCCGACAACGGTTACTCTGCCACGAGGGGCGCCGATCTCAGGACGCGAATTGGCCACATTTAAAGCCAATACCAATACCTTGCTTGCGCAATTGAAACTTTATGAAGAAGGCAATCTGGCCAGTAAAGCGAGAAAACAGGGTAAAAAAGGTTAATTAATCAGAATCCAAATCAAAATAAACCGGACGCGCAGCACGCTCGCCCGGTTTTTTTATTATTACGAATTAGCCAATTGACTTTGAACGGCTTGTGCCTGTTTTAAATGCTGAGCCACATGAGCACGGGTTGCTTCCAGGTACTGGCGCAATTGCGGATTCGTTGCCTGAGGAATCAATCGTTGATCCAGTAATTGCAGAGCCGCTGCATGATCTTTAACCATGGCATTGATGTAAGCACGATCAAAGGCATGATTTTGCAGACGGTTTAAGGTCGCCAGTTCTTGTCGGCCTTTGCGTTGCAATTGAGCCGCTGTTTGACCTTGCTTGGGAGCAACATCCAGTTTTTGGCTTAAACGCTCGGCTTCCTGCAGGTTTCTGCTGTGAGCCTTATTCATGGTTTCAGCATAATTTCTAACTGCATGATTGGCTGATTTTTGTTGTGCTGCATTAGCGGCAGCAATTTCGTTTTTATTCAGCACAATTAAGCTGCTTAAAATCTTGGCATCTGTTTGCTTTTGAGTTGCAGTAACAGGTGTTGCAGGCTGATTGGCATTGTTATAAAAATGAGGGTTGGTATTGCAACCGGAAGCGAACAACACGGCGCTGCAAACCAAAGAAAATAAAAGCTTTGAATTCATGACATTTCCTTATATTTTTGTTCATTATGATGATTTGATTACAGCATGAATACCAACCATGAAAGGTCGATTTCCATTTAACATTACCATAGGTTTAGATAAAATGAATACCTGATAATTAACGATTTTTAATTTTTAGTCACAGAAAATCCAGGCGGATCCTGGAATCAATGCATTAAATTATCGTAACAAATTGAGCGTCCAAGGAAGGAATCATTATGGTGAAATGGATAAACAGCATACCCCCGATCTGTCTTGTCATCGCGCTTTCAGGTTGTCAATTTCCCGATGATCCTAACCGCACTTTAAAAGCAATTTATGAAACTCATCGCTTAAAAGCAGGCGTTTGTTTAAACCATGCAACACCGTCAGAAGAAAGGAAATTATTGCAGCAATTGGCAAAGCATCTGAATGCGGAAATAACGTGGTTTTCAGACAATCAGGAAGGATTGTATCGGCAATTGCATGACTTTAAACTGGATATCGCCGCCTGCGCTATTCGTAAGGATTCACCCTGGTCTGACATCCTTGCGTTTACCATACCGTACTCCAAAAAAAATTCGGTGGCCTATGTGCTGGCTGTGCCGCCTGGTGAAAATGGCTGGCTTAAACAGGTCAATGAGTTCATTGAACAACAGAAGGAAATTCGTCATGCTGCACGTGACTAAAACACTGGAATTTCCGAAAAAATTGCAACCCATTTACGCTCAGGCTATCCGTTATGAATGGATTTCTTTTTTTTACATGATTTCCACCAGTATTTTTTCGTTTTTAGTCATGTCAAATTCGCAAACCATGAAAACAATCTGGCTTGAAGACATGCTGGGTATTATCCCCCCCGCGTCTTTCTTGATAGCCAGCCGTCTTATCAAATGGAAAGCCAATCGTAATTTCCCTTATGGCTTTCATCGTGTCACCACCATGTCTTTTTTTACCAGCTCACTGGCTTTGCTTATCCTCGGAATTTATCTTTTAGTTGATGGGATTGTTGTTCTCGTGCAACAGGAACATCCGACCATTCCTACCGTGTTTTTCTTTGGTCATTCCGTGTGGTTGGGCTTTATCATGATCCCCGCGCTGTTATGGTCCGGAATACCCTCGACCATCCTGGGTCATATCAAACTGCCGCTCTCACGAAAACTCTACGACAAGATTTTATTTACCGATTCAAAAATGAACAAAGCGAGCTGGATGAGCGCTTTTGCCAGTATTATCGGTATTCTGGGTATTGGATTAGGTTATTGGTGGGCCGATGCCTCCGTAGGAATACTGATTTCAGTCAGCATCATTCATGACGGCTATCAGAATTTTAAACAGTCTGTCTATGATTTGCTGGATGAGATTCCCAAAATGATAGGCCAGGAAAAAACGGATCCCTTGATCGCCGAAGTGAAGGCCATTATAAAACAAGAAGACTGGGTTCAGTCGGTTACCACTCGTTTTCGTGATGAGGGCCATGTCTTTTTTGGCGATATCCTTATTGAACCGAAGGCGGACGAGGTTTCTTTGGTGAAACTCAATGCTTTGCGCGATAAACTTGAACAATACAATTGGCGTTTGCATGACATTGTGCTCATGCCTGTGGTACCCCCGTCAAGATCAAGAAGGGCCAAAAAGAAGAGCGTGTAGCTCCGGCATTTCCTACTACAAAAAAAGGTAGCGGCAAACCATCACGCTCGCCACAATCCCGGCTAAATCCGCAAGGAGCCCTGCCGGAATGGCATGGCGAGTGCGTTTAATCCCAACTGCGCCAAAATAGACTGCGATGACATAAAACGTCGTTTCGGTACTGCCCATCATGGTGGCGGCTGTTTTTGAAATAAACGAATCCCCTCCGTTTTCATGAATCAATTCAGCCATGACACCCGTGGCAGCACTCCCCGAAAATGGCCTGATAAGCGCCAAGGGCAATAACTCCGACGGCATGCCAAACCATGACAGCACAGGAGCCAGAATGGCATTTAACAGTTCAAAAAAACCGGAGGCTCTGAGCATTCCAATCGCCACCATCATGGCAATCAGGTAGGGAATGATGCTGATGCTGGTTTCAAACCCCTGCTTCGCACCGCTGACAAAAGCATCAAACACATTGATTTTTTTGAATGAACCGTAAAGCGGGATACCGACTACAAAAAGCAGAAGAACCCAATTGGAAATGGCATTGGCAATCTCAATCATTGATCTCAATCTCTCTTAAACGATAGGCCGGTAATTTTGCTAATTGTTTTACTGCAACAATGGCAACCAGGGTCGAAACACTGGTGGCTATCAGGGAAGTGAAAATCACCGAGCTGGGTTGGTGAGCGCCGTTTGCCGCAAGAAATGCGATGGCTGTTGCCGGAATTAATTGCACACTCGAGGTGTTTATGGCCAA
This Legionella sp. MW5194 DNA region includes the following protein-coding sequences:
- a CDS encoding response regulator transcription factor, with amino-acid sequence MHSPAIYIIDDNEAVSRSLQFLFESFYDIESIIYDSPLAFLNDFSTEWQGCLITDLLMPNMSGIQLIEELEKYPCNLPVIIMSGHADEETASRALKKGAHAFINKPFKIDILLEIIDSIFKEFVKK
- a CDS encoding sensor domain-containing diguanylate cyclase, yielding MIKPKVHPNEAERLKALHATGLINTPMEQGFEQITTLTKKIFDVPIVAISLIDKDKQWFKSIIGSNLSETPREISFCGHTILKEEALIVTDAQSDARFKNNPLVTGEQGSIRFYAGYPIHASSDHHPIGALCIIDNKPRHISPTEKSILHDLAALVDSEISNFHSLEAYKRRTVELECTDRMTLLNGVTKTWNANGITQLLQQQMNLSKEEKETFGLFNVSIDSFKSFTDEYGEDTGNELLHAIARNLVVHCHNEASVGYLGGKEFMIILPLNDKREILKSAERLRQIIEHEPMTTQAGEMKTTVTIGIVFYDPHVHQDTSSLMAEAHSALDEGRHAGGNRIVLH
- the tyrS gene encoding tyrosine--tRNA ligase, which encodes MIIADSAYNELKRGCEEILPEPELEKKLLKNRPLRIKAGFDPTAPDLHLGHTVLLNKLRQFQQMGHDVIFLIGDFTAMIGDPTGKNVTRMPLTREEVLANAETYQHQVFKILDPQKTTIAFNSQWLGQLTAADLIRLAATHTVARMLERDDFNKRYTSGQPIAIHEFLYPLIQGYDSVELKADVELGGTDQKFNLLMGRELQKHYGHEPQVIMMLPLIEGLDGVKKMSKSLNNYIGIAESADSMFGKIMSISDELMWRYLDLLSFRPISEVEGLKKSVADGYNPRDVKIELAKEIITRFHDQAAAERAHQAFIERFQKGEIPEDLVEQQLTISEPISIAQLLKQLDLTKSTSEAMRMVSQGAVKIDGEKVSDATKTLAQGDACIIQVGKRRIAKVRLT
- a CDS encoding peptidoglycan DD-metalloendopeptidase family protein, producing the protein MDHRPNVSLNSPEKPSKLLALIALVIAFALPFILVKSFPHKQKTRFTNRSVALPHAGQQSPPQTLKAKAGPTSVGTVAVAAAKKQPQAVKRAALVVAKKKIVNGKEWKIIKARPGDSLASVFNRVGLSAKTLGIIIKDNPHAKALSKLKPNEEIQFLVNKQVLEKMILPFTSAQYMVVYRDGAHYKSKINSRKMNSHSHFLTATVKGSLYGTAKRNNIPYKLIQQMTDIFTWDIDFARDVRAGDRFTIIYKAYYIEDKLVGTGDILAVSYKNGGRTFQAIRHTSRDGRTDYYTPQGTSLKKAFNRYPIRFSHISSTFSLSRYHPILHYRRAHKGVDLAARIGTPIQATGDGRIEIIGRQSGYGNMIKINHNKLYSTIYGHMLKFQKGLSRGDFVRRGQVIGYVGQTGLASGPHCHYEFHINGQPKNPTTVTLPRGAPISGRELATFKANTNTLLAQLKLYEEGNLASKARKQGKKG
- a CDS encoding DUF4142 domain-containing protein, giving the protein MNSKLLFSLVCSAVLFASGCNTNPHFYNNANQPATPVTATQKQTDAKILSSLIVLNKNEIAAANAAQQKSANHAVRNYAETMNKAHSRNLQEAERLSQKLDVAPKQGQTAAQLQRKGRQELATLNRLQNHAFDRAYINAMVKDHAAALQLLDQRLIPQATNPQLRQYLEATRAHVAQHLKQAQAVQSQLANS
- a CDS encoding cation transporter, translating into MLHVTKTLEFPKKLQPIYAQAIRYEWISFFYMISTSIFSFLVMSNSQTMKTIWLEDMLGIIPPASFLIASRLIKWKANRNFPYGFHRVTTMSFFTSSLALLILGIYLLVDGIVVLVQQEHPTIPTVFFFGHSVWLGFIMIPALLWSGIPSTILGHIKLPLSRKLYDKILFTDSKMNKASWMSAFASIIGILGIGLGYWWADASVGILISVSIIHDGYQNFKQSVYDLLDEIPKMIGQEKTDPLIAEVKAIIKQEDWVQSVTTRFRDEGHVFFGDILIEPKADEVSLVKLNALRDKLEQYNWRLHDIVLMPVVPPSRSRRAKKKSV
- a CDS encoding spore maturation protein; amino-acid sequence: MIEIANAISNWVLLLFVVGIPLYGSFKKINVFDAFVSGAKQGFETSISIIPYLIAMMVAIGMLRASGFFELLNAILAPVLSWFGMPSELLPLALIRPFSGSAATGVMAELIHENGGDSFISKTAATMMGSTETTFYVIAVYFGAVGIKRTRHAIPAGLLADLAGIVASVMVCRYLFL